One window from the genome of Paenibacillus azoreducens encodes:
- a CDS encoding response regulator transcription factor yields the protein MENRDSGKTNIKVLLADDHQLFREGLKRILNMEDDIEVIGECGDGIQVLEFCNERKPDIVLMDINMPVENGVEATEKLRELFPDVKVIILSIHDDESYVFETLRKGANGYLLKDMEAESLINAIRSVQEGYAFIHPKVTGKLIQQLRRMTFLNETGAMTESGVREAGVKFVAGENNPLTRREAEVLRLMAEGKSNKMIGEYLFISEKTVKNHVSSILQKMEVDDRTQAVINSIKYGWVTL from the coding sequence ATGGAAAACAGGGATTCTGGCAAAACAAACATTAAAGTCCTCTTGGCTGACGATCATCAACTGTTTCGCGAGGGTCTAAAGCGCATTTTGAACATGGAGGATGACATTGAAGTCATCGGCGAATGCGGGGACGGAATTCAGGTATTGGAGTTCTGCAACGAAAGAAAACCGGATATTGTACTCATGGACATCAACATGCCTGTCGAAAACGGCGTGGAGGCAACCGAGAAGCTCCGGGAGTTGTTTCCGGACGTAAAAGTCATTATTCTATCGATTCATGATGACGAAAGTTATGTGTTTGAAACGCTGCGTAAAGGCGCGAACGGCTACCTGCTCAAAGATATGGAAGCCGAATCGCTGATTAACGCGATCCGCTCGGTACAGGAGGGATATGCTTTTATCCATCCGAAGGTAACGGGGAAACTGATTCAGCAGCTGCGCCGCATGACCTTCCTCAATGAGACGGGGGCCATGACAGAGAGCGGAGTCAGGGAAGCAGGCGTGAAATTTGTGGCCGGCGAGAACAACCCGCTCACCCGGCGCGAAGCGGAAGTGCTGCGCTTGATGGCAGAAGGCAAAAGCAATAAAATGATCGGCGAATATCTCTTTATCAGCGAGAAGACGGTCAAAAACCATGTCAGCAGCATCTTGCAAAAGATGGAAGTCGATGACCGTACGCAAGCGGTAATCAATTCGATCAAATATGGATGGGTGACCCTTTAA
- a CDS encoding sensor histidine kinase, translating into MDFQADAIDRVIKNAIHVVENSKYQMFEILEAARDELATLNQELQHVMKETVETLQKVDQLELNYRRSRIRLTEVSRDFVRYKEDDIRQAYEKATQLQLDLMIYREKEMYLKARRDELQKRVRNVESSVERAESIGSQMGVVLEYLSGELGQVTRIIETAKNRQLIGLKIILAQEEERKRIAREIHDGPAQLLANLVLRTEIVERMMVKQEFKMVQDEILDLKGQVRSSLEEMRKVIFNLRPMALDDLGLIPTLRKYVHDYEEKTKIRSIFETRGKEHRLSSAMEAAIYRLVQEALSNAAKHAYPTYVLVEITYQAQMVKIMVQDNGLGFNVELLEQKSKDHFGLIGMRERVELLEGRMELESAENQGTKIVIHIPTNVEKGKE; encoded by the coding sequence GTGGATTTTCAAGCCGATGCGATTGACCGCGTCATTAAGAACGCCATTCATGTGGTGGAGAACAGCAAATACCAGATGTTTGAGATTCTCGAGGCGGCCCGTGATGAACTTGCCACTTTGAATCAGGAACTTCAGCATGTGATGAAGGAAACGGTGGAGACGCTGCAGAAGGTGGATCAGCTTGAGCTGAACTACCGGCGTTCCCGCATCCGGCTGACGGAAGTCAGCCGGGACTTCGTCCGGTACAAGGAGGATGATATCAGGCAGGCGTATGAGAAGGCGACCCAGCTTCAGCTCGATCTGATGATTTATCGCGAGAAGGAAATGTATCTGAAGGCCAGACGCGATGAATTGCAAAAAAGGGTTCGGAATGTCGAGAGCTCTGTTGAACGTGCTGAATCCATCGGATCACAGATGGGTGTGGTGCTGGAATACTTGTCAGGCGAACTTGGACAGGTCACGCGGATTATCGAAACGGCTAAAAACCGCCAGCTAATCGGTCTGAAAATCATATTGGCTCAGGAAGAGGAACGCAAACGCATTGCCCGCGAAATCCATGATGGTCCTGCGCAGCTGCTCGCCAATCTGGTTCTCCGCACAGAAATTGTGGAAAGAATGATGGTGAAGCAGGAATTTAAGATGGTGCAGGACGAAATATTAGATTTGAAGGGACAAGTTCGCTCCAGCCTGGAAGAAATGCGGAAGGTTATCTTTAATCTCAGGCCTATGGCCCTTGATGATTTGGGTCTGATTCCTACACTGCGGAAATACGTGCATGATTATGAGGAAAAAACCAAGATCCGTTCGATTTTCGAAACACGGGGCAAGGAGCACCGCCTTTCCTCCGCGATGGAAGCGGCCATTTACCGCTTGGTGCAGGAAGCGCTCAGCAACGCGGCCAAGCATGCCTATCCGACTTACGTGTTAGTCGAAATTACATACCAGGCCCAGATGGTCAAAATTATGGTGCAAGATAATGGACTGGGTTTTAATGTTGAACTTCTGGAGCAGAAATCGAAAGATCATTTCGGCCTGATCGGCATGCGTGAGAGAGTAGAGCTGCTCGAAGGAAGAATGGAACTCGAATCCGCAGAGAACCAGGGCACAAAGATCGTAATCCATATCCCAACGAACGTGGAGAAGGGAAAGGAGTAA
- a CDS encoding helicase-related protein — MRVAVYARGFKGSWTIKWSLDIRVDVLWWKQQVDTHGCNGRMVFLSGAMALSQAAELEQRFEERPDLRNWDLRRWEFWLKEQLREKKERVRHEGSFFGGQAGHGTTSDEDGNRELWLWDLLKTPPEAVFRLLEEPASAGRMKQRLHEAGAVDELSRQADMLTELLRGRSLLAAEVDALLQETAPMLAGAWHSAAQLASLQGRLVLDAGLTADAGPPRGRGLLRTGRAKLPRCRRCGSEATGAAACAACGRADCAYCEACLALGRSRACSLLLRSAAGRAPAVRAAAGQSTAAVRGRWGLSAAQGDAACAALGFLAEPPRGGSAGGRGRAWRPQEHGARRGHAPAAPSRFLLWAVTGAGKTEMIFPLLGSILDKGGRVLVATPRRDVVLELAPRLAKAFQDTRIVTLYGGSTERWQAGELTLATTHQLMRFYQAFDLVVIDELDAFPYHNDPMLAFAAQNACKPDGKFVYLSATPPRPLQKEAARGILPHAKVPVRFHGHPLPVPRRIALKSIEQCLRQPLLLRRLSDALRKSLERDAQVFLFVSRIRHIEPLVQILRRAFSGYVVEGTSSEDPQRADKVIRFRQREIRLLVTTTILERGVTVPRSDVFIADADSGLFDEASLVQMAGRAGRSSEDPAGRVIFASPQWTLSQKRAVKQITAMNRTARKRGYIK; from the coding sequence TTGCGTGTTGCGGTTTATGCGCGTGGATTCAAAGGGAGTTGGACGATCAAATGGTCACTCGACATACGAGTAGATGTGCTCTGGTGGAAACAGCAGGTGGATACACATGGCTGCAACGGCAGGATGGTATTTTTGTCCGGGGCGATGGCGCTGAGTCAGGCAGCCGAATTGGAACAACGATTTGAAGAGCGCCCGGATCTGCGGAACTGGGACTTACGGAGATGGGAGTTTTGGCTGAAGGAGCAGTTAAGGGAAAAGAAAGAGCGCGTAAGGCATGAGGGTTCTTTCTTTGGAGGACAAGCGGGTCATGGAACCACTTCCGATGAAGATGGAAACCGTGAACTATGGCTGTGGGATTTGCTCAAGACTCCGCCGGAAGCTGTTTTCCGGCTCCTTGAAGAACCGGCGAGCGCGGGACGGATGAAGCAGCGCCTGCATGAAGCGGGAGCAGTAGACGAACTGAGTCGGCAGGCCGACATGTTAACAGAGCTGCTGCGGGGCAGATCGCTGCTGGCAGCGGAGGTGGATGCGCTGCTGCAGGAGACGGCGCCCATGCTTGCGGGCGCCTGGCACAGCGCCGCCCAGCTGGCCAGCCTGCAAGGCCGGCTGGTGCTAGATGCGGGCCTCACGGCGGATGCCGGCCCGCCACGGGGTCGCGGCCTGCTGCGCACGGGCCGCGCCAAGCTCCCCCGCTGCCGGCGTTGCGGCAGCGAAGCCACCGGCGCCGCGGCGTGCGCCGCGTGCGGCCGCGCGGACTGCGCCTACTGCGAGGCATGCCTCGCCTTGGGGCGCAGCCGCGCCTGTTCGCTGCTGCTTCGCTCAGCAGCGGGAAGGGCCCCGGCCGTGCGCGCAGCGGCCGGGCAGTCCACCGCCGCGGTGCGCGGGCGGTGGGGGCTTAGCGCAGCGCAGGGCGATGCCGCCTGCGCTGCGCTGGGTTTTCTGGCGGAGCCGCCCCGTGGGGGCTCCGCAGGAGGGCGCGGCCGGGCATGGCGGCCGCAAGAGCACGGGGCGCGGCGCGGTCACGCCCCGGCAGCGCCGTCACGGTTTCTGCTATGGGCCGTGACCGGCGCAGGCAAAACCGAGATGATTTTCCCGTTGCTCGGCTCCATCCTCGATAAGGGCGGGCGCGTGCTTGTGGCCACCCCGCGCCGGGACGTCGTGTTGGAGCTTGCGCCCCGACTGGCGAAGGCTTTTCAAGATACGCGGATCGTTACTTTATATGGAGGCAGCACCGAACGATGGCAGGCAGGAGAACTGACCCTGGCAACCACCCATCAGCTGATGCGTTTCTATCAAGCTTTTGATCTGGTGGTGATCGATGAGCTTGACGCTTTTCCTTACCATAACGACCCGATGCTGGCTTTTGCGGCCCAAAACGCCTGCAAGCCGGACGGGAAATTCGTTTATTTGTCCGCCACCCCGCCGCGTCCGCTGCAAAAGGAAGCGGCCCGCGGCATACTGCCGCATGCCAAGGTGCCGGTCCGTTTTCATGGACATCCCTTGCCTGTACCAAGGCGCATCGCACTTAAAAGCATTGAGCAGTGCCTGCGCCAGCCGCTCCTGCTTCGGCGTTTATCGGATGCGTTAAGGAAGTCATTGGAACGGGATGCCCAGGTATTTCTATTTGTTTCGCGCATCCGGCATATTGAGCCGCTTGTACAAATTTTGCGCCGCGCGTTCAGCGGGTACGTTGTCGAAGGCACTTCATCGGAGGATCCGCAGCGTGCCGATAAGGTGATCCGGTTTCGCCAGCGCGAGATCCGGCTATTGGTGACGACGACGATTTTGGAGCGGGGCGTTACGGTGCCTCGCAGCGATGTTTTTATCGCCGACGCAGACAGCGGGTTATTCGACGAAGCCTCGCTTGTGCAAATGGCCGGACGGGCGGGCCGTTCCTCTGAGGACCCGGCAGGCAGAGTCATCTTTGCGTCCCCCCAATGGACCCTTTCCCAGAAAAGGGCCGTAAAACAGATTACGGCCATGAACCGGACCGCTCGCAAACGCGGGTATATCAAATAA
- a CDS encoding ComF family protein: MNSIPSFFTGLIRELLAPPGDVCLTCGGKTRLTREWPGICRRCAEGIPWIEHPRCLCCGRAIGCPDCLRPEAQQRFFVMNRSAVRYNEVMREWLAQYKYRGHERYAALLVKMLGQALTGMQREISMATLGTAARTSAESHRLKLLNQSRLWRPDVVTYVPVSAERLTERGFNQAQVLAEGIGKAFRLPVAPLLVRSEHTSKQSFKTRQERIESMKHAFDIHMDGFRLLNRLRTAELKSNSSRLREMALHDSGSGQPHPLTPGVNKTPQILLIDDIYTTGSTINTCAGVIQAGARHYFGIVPDIYSLTWARS, encoded by the coding sequence ATGAATTCCATTCCCTCCTTTTTTACCGGATTGATCCGTGAGCTTCTGGCCCCTCCTGGGGATGTCTGCCTTACCTGTGGCGGCAAAACCCGTTTGACGCGAGAGTGGCCCGGAATTTGTCGGCGCTGCGCCGAAGGAATTCCCTGGATCGAGCATCCCCGCTGTCTTTGCTGCGGGAGAGCCATCGGCTGTCCGGATTGTCTGAGGCCGGAGGCGCAGCAGCGTTTTTTTGTCATGAACAGAAGCGCGGTCAGATATAACGAAGTGATGAGAGAATGGCTCGCCCAATATAAATACAGAGGCCACGAGCGATACGCAGCTTTGCTTGTGAAGATGTTGGGACAGGCTTTGACCGGTATGCAGCGAGAGATTTCCATGGCCACCTTGGGGACAGCCGCGAGAACGTCGGCCGAGTCTCATCGTCTCAAGCTGCTAAACCAATCCCGGCTCTGGCGTCCTGATGTGGTGACGTATGTTCCGGTCAGCGCGGAAAGGCTTACGGAGCGCGGTTTCAATCAGGCGCAGGTTCTGGCCGAAGGAATTGGAAAAGCGTTTCGCTTGCCTGTGGCGCCGCTGCTTGTCCGAAGCGAACATACGAGCAAACAAAGCTTCAAGACGCGACAGGAGCGGATTGAATCCATGAAACATGCGTTTGATATCCATATGGATGGTTTTCGATTGCTGAATCGGCTGCGAACTGCGGAGCTTAAATCAAATAGCAGTCGCTTACGTGAAATGGCATTGCATGACAGTGGTAGTGGTCAACCGCACCCTCTTACACCAGGTGTTAATAAAACGCCGCAGATTCTGCTTATCGACGATATCTATACGACAGGAAGCACGATTAATACTTGCGCCGGTGTGATTCAGGCGGGAGCCCGTCATTATTTCGGAATTGTGCCAGACATATACAGCCTGACCTGGGCAAGATCATGA